The nucleotide window GCATCCGTTTCGCCAGGGCGGCATGGGCGGTGAGTTCGTCCGCCGCGAACGGTTGCTCGACGTGCTCGAGGCCGAAACTGTCGAGCGCCGCAACCGTGTCGATCGCCTCCGGTGGGTAGGCCCCCCAGGCGTCCACCGACAGGGTCAGATCCGGCCAGGCGCTGCGGACGGCGGCGACCGGAACGAGATCCCAGCCCGGCCGGATGGCGATACGGATGCTGCGGTACCCGGCGTCCACGAACCTGGCCACGGTCTGCAGGACGCCGTCGACCTGCCCATCGGCCGGCAGCGAGACGGTGGCCTTGCCCACTCCCCGAGTCGCCACGACGCCGAGGTGCGCGGCCAGCGATTGACCCTGCCGCCGCAGTTCGGCGTCCAGGACAGCCTGTTGCAGGGCGCCTCTCGCGCGGGGATGCGCGGGGAACACCGCGGTCGCCGCCGCCAACGACGTCGCGGTGACCGTGTCGCCTACCGACCACAACACCGGCAGCATGAAGCTGCGCAGCACGTCGATGACACCGTCGGTGTATTCGTGGTTGGAGAACGGCGCCATCGGTGCGGCGGCCTCACCCCACCCCTCCACGCCGTCAGAGCACCGCAGCCGGAGCAGGACGGTGTCCCGCTCGTACCACGTCGCGGTGGGCAGCCGGAGCGGTTCGCGGAATGGCAGCGAAACGCGGAAGAGCTCGACGGCCTCCACGCGCATGACGTCAATCTATCCACGTCGGCGACAATGACGCGGTGACCGACGGCCCATTGATCGTCCAGAGCGACAAGACCCTGCTGCTGGAGGTCGATCACGATCGCGCCGACGACTGCCGCCGCGCGATAGCCCCCTTCGCCGAGCTGGAACGCGCTCCCGAGCACGTCCACACCTATCGGCTCACTCCCCTCGGGCTGTGGAACGCCCGGGCGGCCGGCCACGACGCCGAGCAGGTCATCGATGTCCTGCTGTCCTACAGCCGGTATCCGGTCGCCCACGCCGTCCTCGTCGACGTCGCCGAGACCATGGACCGCTACGGCCGGCTCCGGTTGGTGAACCATCCCAGCCACGGCCTGCTGCTGCAGACCACCGATCGCGCGGTCCTCGAAGAGGTGCTCCGCAGCGCCAAGATCACCCCCCTGGTGGGTGCGCGTATCGACTCCGACGCCGTCGTGGTCCATCCCAGCGAACGCGGCCATCTCAAGCAGGTGCTGCTGCGGCTGGGCTGGCCGGCCGAGGACCTCGCCGGCTACGTCGACGGCGAAGCGCACCCGATCTCGCTGGCCGAGTCCGGCTGGTCGCTGCGGCCGTATCAACAGGAGGCGGCCGAGAACTTCTGGCACGGCGGTTCCGGCGTCGTCGTACTGCCCTGCGGCGCCGGCAAGACCATCGTCGGGGCGGCCGCCATGGCGAGGGCCCAGGCCACCACGCTGATCCTGGTCACCAACACGGTGTCAGCGCGGCAGTGGCGTTCAGAACTGTTGCGCCGTACCACCCTGACCGACGACGAGATCGGGGAGTATTCGGGCTCCCGCAAGCAGTTGCGCCCGGTCACCATCGCGACGTACCAGGTGATGACCACGCGCCGCAAGGGCGTGTACCAGCACCTCGAGGTCTTCGACGCCCGCGACTGGGGTCTGATCATCTACGACGAGGTCCACCTCCTCCCGGCGCCGATCTTCCGTTTCACCGCGGACATCCAGGCGCGGCGGCGACTCGGCCTCACCGCCACCCTGATCCGTGAGGACGGCCACGAGGCGGAGGTCTTCAGCCTGATCGGTCCCAAGCGGTACGACGCACCCTGGCGGGAGATCGAGGCGCAGGGCTGGATCGCCCCGGCGGACTGCGTCGAAGTCCGGGTCACCCTTCCTGGACCCGACCGGATCGCCTACGCCACAGCCGAACCGGAGGATCGATACCGGCTGGCTGCCGCCAACCCGGTCAAGATCCCGGTGGTGACCGACCTGGTCGATCAGCATCGCGGCGAACAGATCCTGGTCATCGGCCAGTACCTGGACCAACTGGCCGATCTCGGTACGGCGCTGGGGGCGCCCGTGGTGACCGGAGAAACCACGGTGCGGGAGCGAGAACGGCTCTTCGAAGCGTTCCGCTCCGGCGAGGTGACGACACTGATCGTGTCGAAGGTCGCCAACTTCTCGCTCGATCTCCCCGACGCCACCGTGGCGATCCAGGTCTCCGGCTCATTCGGGTCGCGGCAGGAGGAGGCCCAGCGACTCGGCCGGATCCTGCGGCCGAAGTCCGACGGGCGGACGGCCCGCTTCTACACGGTGGTCGCCCGCGACACCGTGGACGCGGAGTTCGCCGCGCACCGGCAGCGGTTCCTCACCGAACAGGGCTACGCCTACCGGATCGTCGACGCCGGCGACCTCGGCGTCGAGGACTCGCCGAACTAGCAACCGCCCGGGGACGGCACGAACCGTGCCGCCCCCGGGCGGTTGACGATCACGTCGCCGAGAACTGTGCGGCGCGGCCTTCCACCCGAGCGGCGAAACCCTCCTGCGTATCGGGAAGGGTGAACAGGTGCAGGTGACGCTCGCTCTCCAGCAGGATGAACGAGTCGAAATCACGACGCTCCGCTTCCACGAAGTTCGACTTCATCGTGGTCAGCGCGAACGGTGCGGCGGCCGCCAGCCGGGCGATGACCGCCTCGACCTCCTCGGCGAAGACGGCGTCGTCGAAGACCCGCGCGACCAGCCCGAGTCGCAGCGCCTCGTCGGCGTCGAACTTGCCCGGCATCATGCACAACTCGCGAGCGCGACCTGCCCCGATCAGCCGGGGCAGCGACCACGGCAGGCCCATGTCGCCGGCCACCGCGACGTCGAGGAAAGCGGTATTGAACTTCGCGCGCCGGGTGGCAAGCCGCAGGTCACACGCTGCCGCCCAGCCCAGGCCCGCTCCTGCGCACGCCCCGTTGATCGCTGCGACCGTCACCTGCGGCATGTGGTGCAGCAGCGTCGTGACGAGGAAGTCGTCTGGTTCCAAGCGGTCGCCGAGCTCGTCGCCGGCGGCGACGGCCTTCATGTCCGCACCGGGACAGAACATGGAGCCGGCCCCGGTCAGTACCAGCACCCGGACATCGGACCGCTCGGCGACGGTCTGCAGGGCCGCCTTGACCTCGCGGACCATCGTCCGCGACATCGTGTTCAACCGGTCCGGTCGATTCAGCGTCAGCCTCGCCACCGGCGCTTCCACCGACAGAATCAGCGTCGAATACTCCGCCATGCTCACCGCACCTCGCTTGCGTCGCGACGACCCTCGCCGACAGTGACGGCGAAGCCAACAGGCCGGGGCCGCAGTCCGGCCCGGCACCGCGACAGTACCGCGCGGCACAGCCGAACCCTTCGGCCCCACCCGGCGAACAGAACGCCATGGCACC belongs to Actinomycetota bacterium and includes:
- a CDS encoding enoyl-CoA hydratase/isomerase family protein, with the translated sequence MAEYSTLILSVEAPVARLTLNRPDRLNTMSRTMVREVKAALQTVAERSDVRVLVLTGAGSMFCPGADMKAVAAGDELGDRLEPDDFLVTTLLHHMPQVTVAAINGACAGAGLGWAAACDLRLATRRAKFNTAFLDVAVAGDMGLPWSLPRLIGAGRARELCMMPGKFDADEALRLGLVARVFDDAVFAEEVEAVIARLAAAAPFALTTMKSNFVEAERRDFDSFILLESERHLHLFTLPDTQEGFAARVEGRAAQFSAT
- a CDS encoding o-succinylbenzoate synthase, whose protein sequence is MRVEAVELFRVSLPFREPLRLPTATWYERDTVLLRLRCSDGVEGWGEAAAPMAPFSNHEYTDGVIDVLRSFMLPVLWSVGDTVTATSLAAATAVFPAHPRARGALQQAVLDAELRRQGQSLAAHLGVVATRGVGKATVSLPADGQVDGVLQTVARFVDAGYRSIRIAIRPGWDLVPVAAVRSAWPDLTLSVDAWGAYPPEAIDTVAALDSFGLEHVEQPFAADELTAHAALAKRMQTPVMLDESVRSLGTVRSVIALGAADKISAKPSGVGGIGHAVEVHDLCVQAGIPFVVNDMLQSGIGRSAALVLSGLPGCTASEICQGSMVFASDVTVRDEPPDGVLRIPHTVGAAVHPEPDLLMTATRWHEEQLRP
- a CDS encoding DEAD/DEAH box helicase, whose protein sequence is MTDGPLIVQSDKTLLLEVDHDRADDCRRAIAPFAELERAPEHVHTYRLTPLGLWNARAAGHDAEQVIDVLLSYSRYPVAHAVLVDVAETMDRYGRLRLVNHPSHGLLLQTTDRAVLEEVLRSAKITPLVGARIDSDAVVVHPSERGHLKQVLLRLGWPAEDLAGYVDGEAHPISLAESGWSLRPYQQEAAENFWHGGSGVVVLPCGAGKTIVGAAAMARAQATTLILVTNTVSARQWRSELLRRTTLTDDEIGEYSGSRKQLRPVTIATYQVMTTRRKGVYQHLEVFDARDWGLIIYDEVHLLPAPIFRFTADIQARRRLGLTATLIREDGHEAEVFSLIGPKRYDAPWREIEAQGWIAPADCVEVRVTLPGPDRIAYATAEPEDRYRLAAANPVKIPVVTDLVDQHRGEQILVIGQYLDQLADLGTALGAPVVTGETTVRERERLFEAFRSGEVTTLIVSKVANFSLDLPDATVAIQVSGSFGSRQEEAQRLGRILRPKSDGRTARFYTVVARDTVDAEFAAHRQRFLTEQGYAYRIVDAGDLGVEDSPN